A section of the Rubritalea squalenifaciens DSM 18772 genome encodes:
- a CDS encoding DUF3817 domain-containing protein: protein MLNSPIGRLRIISILEALSFIYLLFCSIYLKRMMGDDSAIRVPGMIHGVLFCVYCMALYQAMEKAGWTIKTAFLIFLTSLVPIVPFFIEGWLKKEDHRACPRPE, encoded by the coding sequence ATGTTGAATTCACCTATCGGCAGACTCCGCATCATCAGTATTCTCGAGGCTCTCTCCTTCATTTACCTACTCTTTTGCTCCATCTATCTGAAGCGAATGATGGGTGATGATTCCGCCATCCGCGTCCCAGGCATGATCCACGGGGTTCTTTTTTGCGTCTATTGTATGGCCCTTTACCAAGCCATGGAAAAAGCGGGCTGGACCATCAAAACAGCCTTCCTGATCTTCCTCACTTCCCTCGTCCCCATCGTTCCATTCTTTATCGAAGGATGGCTGAAAAAAGAGGATCACCGCGCTTGTCCACGCCCGGAATAA
- a CDS encoding Gfo/Idh/MocA family protein — METKDRRSFLKTMAAAGAGIAAISNASAQSARPSGAKYMGDFVAPKLDKVRVAIIGCGARGGTHYNHLAAIEHTEVVGICDLYQDLAERAKKKVLEHDAERHKNVKLYTGDKHAYKKMLAELKPDLVYVITPWEWHAPMAIDAMNAGAHVCVEVPLCVTVKEAWDIVDVSEKTGKHCMMLENVNYGRDELLFLNMCRKGIFGELLHGEASYIHELRGQMNQVERGTGSWRTYHYANRDGNLYPTHGLGPVAQYMNLARGDDNFGRITSFSTPARGRALYAKKHFPADHKWNKLEFKGGDLSTSIIKTTMGKTVMVQWDETSPRPYTRHNLIQGTLGCGKGFPTGVALDYKQGDLPEAVFNAMAAKNKKHTNYHAWTQGEKLQAVYEAWDHPLYTRMKEDAKKMGGHGGMDFIMNFRVIEALRLGQPLDQNLYEGIFWSVVGPLSEASVAQNGASVEFPDFTRGNWKNTKPLPIIE; from the coding sequence ATGGAAACCAAAGATAGAAGATCGTTCCTTAAGACCATGGCTGCCGCCGGTGCTGGCATTGCTGCCATTTCAAATGCGTCCGCCCAATCCGCTCGCCCTTCCGGCGCCAAGTACATGGGTGACTTTGTTGCACCTAAGCTGGATAAAGTCCGCGTAGCCATCATCGGCTGCGGTGCTCGTGGTGGTACTCACTATAACCACCTCGCTGCTATCGAGCACACTGAGGTAGTCGGTATTTGCGATCTCTACCAAGATCTCGCAGAGCGCGCTAAGAAGAAAGTTCTTGAGCACGACGCAGAGCGCCACAAGAACGTCAAACTCTACACAGGCGACAAGCACGCATACAAAAAGATGCTTGCCGAACTTAAGCCTGACCTCGTGTACGTTATCACTCCATGGGAATGGCACGCACCAATGGCGATCGATGCCATGAACGCAGGTGCTCACGTTTGTGTGGAAGTACCACTTTGCGTGACTGTCAAGGAAGCTTGGGATATCGTTGACGTATCCGAGAAGACTGGCAAGCACTGCATGATGCTCGAAAACGTGAACTACGGTCGTGACGAGCTCCTCTTCCTCAACATGTGCCGCAAAGGCATCTTCGGTGAACTCCTTCACGGTGAAGCTTCATACATCCACGAGCTTCGTGGTCAGATGAACCAAGTTGAGCGCGGCACCGGTTCCTGGAGAACCTATCACTACGCTAACCGTGATGGTAACCTCTACCCAACTCACGGTCTCGGTCCAGTAGCTCAGTACATGAACCTTGCTCGTGGTGACGACAACTTTGGTCGCATCACTTCTTTCTCCACACCAGCCCGTGGCCGTGCGCTCTACGCCAAGAAGCACTTCCCTGCTGACCACAAGTGGAACAAGCTTGAATTCAAGGGCGGTGACCTCAGCACCTCCATCATCAAGACCACCATGGGTAAGACCGTCATGGTCCAGTGGGATGAAACATCCCCACGCCCATACACTCGCCACAACCTCATCCAAGGTACCCTTGGCTGTGGTAAGGGCTTCCCAACAGGCGTAGCACTTGACTACAAGCAAGGTGACCTTCCTGAAGCAGTCTTCAATGCGATGGCTGCCAAAAACAAGAAGCACACCAACTACCACGCTTGGACTCAGGGCGAAAAACTTCAGGCCGTATACGAGGCATGGGACCACCCACTCTACACACGCATGAAGGAAGACGCCAAGAAGATGGGCGGTCACGGTGGTATGGACTTCATCATGAACTTCCGTGTGATCGAAGCTCTCCGCCTCGGTCAGCCACTCGACCAGAACCTCTACGAAGGTATTTTCTGGTCCGTAGTAGGCCCACTCAGTGAGGCTTCTGTAGCTCAGAACGGTGCATCCGTTGAGTTCCCAGACTTCACACGTGGCAACTGGAAGAACACCAAGCCACTTCCAATCATCGAATAA
- a CDS encoding inositol monophosphatase family protein, with the protein MNFLEAAEQAARQAGALLRENFETTIEVDEALHHDLKIALDKESQDLITRILLDSFPDHAIYGEEGLAGNQDSDYQWIVDPIDGTVNFYYGIPHYCVSIALRHKEDLILGVIYDPSMDELWTVEKGGKPYLNGREISISPRTKLEESILFVGCGKTEEALETGLERFKRASLRARKMRMMGSAALGMAYIACGRLDAYVESRISLWDIAAGQLLLEAAGGTTQLSPKEGESDVWSIVASNGKIPIDEIL; encoded by the coding sequence ATGAATTTCCTGGAAGCCGCCGAACAAGCAGCCCGCCAAGCAGGTGCCCTGCTCAGAGAAAACTTCGAGACCACCATCGAGGTGGACGAAGCTCTCCATCACGACCTCAAGATCGCCCTCGACAAAGAGTCACAGGATCTGATCACCCGCATCCTGCTCGACTCTTTCCCGGATCACGCGATCTATGGCGAGGAAGGTCTTGCCGGTAATCAGGACTCTGACTACCAGTGGATTGTCGACCCCATCGACGGCACCGTCAATTTCTACTACGGAATCCCTCACTACTGTGTCTCCATCGCACTACGTCACAAGGAAGATCTCATCCTGGGAGTGATCTATGATCCATCCATGGACGAGCTGTGGACTGTGGAAAAAGGCGGCAAACCGTATCTCAATGGTCGGGAGATCTCAATTTCTCCTCGCACCAAGCTTGAGGAGTCCATCCTCTTTGTCGGCTGTGGCAAAACCGAGGAAGCATTGGAGACAGGCCTTGAGCGCTTCAAGCGTGCTTCTCTCAGAGCCCGCAAAATGCGCATGATGGGTTCTGCCGCTCTCGGCATGGCCTACATCGCCTGTGGTCGTCTCGACGCCTATGTGGAATCCCGCATCTCCCTCTGGGACATCGCAGCAGGCCAGCTCCTGCTGGAAGCTGCGGGCGGCACTACACAACTCAGTCCTAAGGAAGGCGAGTCCGATGTCTGGTCCATCGTGGCCAGCAATGGCAAAATACCTATCGACGAGATACTCTGA
- a CDS encoding acylphosphatase, with protein MLSKKVIFEGRVQGVGFRYATKQLALGFDVIGTVKNLPEGTVELIIQGEDDEVLEFIDELVDESSVAHHIKKHTIEDIPELESVKGFSIAS; from the coding sequence ATGCTATCCAAAAAGGTCATTTTCGAAGGCAGAGTCCAAGGAGTCGGTTTCCGATACGCCACTAAACAGCTAGCCCTGGGCTTCGATGTCATCGGCACGGTAAAAAATCTTCCGGAAGGCACTGTGGAATTAATCATTCAAGGCGAAGATGACGAGGTTTTGGAGTTTATCGACGAGCTGGTCGATGAATCCTCCGTAGCCCACCACATCAAGAAGCATACCATTGAGGACATCCCGGAACTTGAGAGCGTCAAAGGCTTCTCCATTGCCTCATGA
- the kdsA gene encoding 3-deoxy-8-phosphooctulonate synthase: MEQPFFILGPCGLENEQFAWDMARSIKEIADRLDIKWYFKASYDKANRTSGDAFRGPGVKEGTRILGEISKELGVPVTTDIHNPAEAEIAAENIDLLQVPAFLCRQTDLIEACAKTGRSVNVKKGQFLAPWDTVNIGNKLRSFGCEDFYITERGTTFGYNNLVADMRSLYWMREEGLRVIFDATHSVQRPGGLGGATGGDGVLAPVLAKAAVATGVNGVFMETHSNPAEALSDGPNQIPLSDIEEVLKRLIAVHEAAHC, encoded by the coding sequence ATGGAACAACCATTCTTCATCCTTGGCCCTTGCGGACTCGAAAACGAACAGTTCGCCTGGGACATGGCTCGCTCCATCAAGGAAATCGCAGACCGTCTCGACATCAAGTGGTACTTCAAAGCCTCCTACGACAAGGCGAACCGCACATCTGGCGACGCATTCCGCGGCCCAGGCGTCAAAGAAGGTACCCGCATTCTCGGAGAGATCTCCAAAGAACTTGGAGTTCCTGTCACCACAGACATTCACAACCCGGCTGAAGCTGAAATTGCCGCTGAAAACATCGACCTCCTTCAGGTTCCTGCTTTCCTCTGCCGTCAAACAGACCTCATCGAAGCCTGCGCTAAGACTGGCCGTTCGGTAAACGTGAAGAAAGGCCAGTTCCTCGCTCCTTGGGACACCGTCAATATCGGCAACAAACTCCGCTCCTTCGGCTGCGAAGATTTCTACATCACCGAACGCGGTACCACCTTCGGCTACAACAACCTCGTGGCAGACATGCGCTCCCTCTACTGGATGAGAGAAGAAGGCCTGCGTGTGATCTTTGATGCCACTCACTCCGTACAACGCCCAGGCGGCCTCGGCGGCGCTACAGGTGGCGATGGTGTGCTTGCACCAGTGCTCGCAAAGGCAGCAGTGGCGACAGGCGTCAACGGGGTCTTCATGGAAACTCACTCCAACCCGGCTGAGGCACTTTCCGACGGACCAAACCAGATTCCACTCTCGGATATCGAGGAAGTTCTCAAGCGTCTCATTGCCGTCCACGAAGCCGCACATTGCTAA
- the hrpA gene encoding ATP-dependent RNA helicase HrpA, whose amino-acid sequence MKDTTLEVSYPELPVSRLRGEILSALEGHQVVVVVGDTGSGKTTQLPKMAYEFSRKHKLKGKVGCTQPRRLAAASVSNRVSEELKVDLGRDVGYQVRFQDKTSRDTRIKFMTDGILLAETQGDIDLKQYSVLIIDEAHERSLNIDFLLGYLKNLLARRKDLKILISSATLDAGGFSEFFDGAPIVQVEGRTFPVEVEYLPQSRDEDMARHVARAVDVISRTDRSGDILVFLPGEREIRECADVLIGRNWAGTEILPLFARLGLNDQQKVFNPQGGVRRVILATNVAETSLTIPGIIYVVDTGVARVSRWSPGRQVQRLQIEKTSQASANQRKGRCGRICEGICVRLYDEEDFEGRQEFSDPEIRRSSLAGVILRMKALGLPSIEDFPFLDPPSSKHISEGYRTLREIGALDEVDELTKVGEQLSRLPVEPRLGRMLLESVKRHCFSEMLVIVSGLSVMDPKERPADKQKEADESHKKWDDESSDFLSILNLWRDLMQFKNGRKWRGNQLRKFCRQRYVNFKRVQEWDNLYHELAVLCRQTFKWHASPLDESTLQWADADAIHKSLLAGMPKQIGIYDRESRAYKGVGGKEFAIFPGSGVFGQKKPTWLLAYDMVDTTRLWARRVARLDPAWVEEVAGHLCRSRYHSAAWNKKQGAVYAKETVLCGGLKVVDGRNVHFGKIDPQAAREVFIREGLLGGGMKRKPDVLKQVDLYREEVRELEQKLRRIDGIWSEESVITFLEERLPSDLCTAKAYHRWESKHASKLECSVQDFVYEDLEALGAKYFPDTLTYAGDEYTLYYRVAPGEVDDGVTLGVHVDQLGLMPEWLPEWGVPGQLEERAFLMLKSLPKSERVACNPAAEAAQEFAELWQEREPQRSFYAEFAAFLSRRSGMAIDARMFKKSRLPEEMVMKVWVCDDEGNELAMGTEVLKLKDQLAEMMVERFEEETGAEWEMHGLKSWGCGDLPEFIETARGRAYPALVDEGDGVGVKVCADEREAARSHLAGCVRLFLMRHADQAKYVSKNMPLSMEAKMYMPLLGGKGVNQADILRAIVEGVFVVKIPRNQASFEKVADQGRGDLYHMAGELCGKLDQMIANYRKVEHFLEDNRSDQHLSEIVEDMQEEVRWLLRDGFMAQTGWLGVPAYDRFFAGMLDRIGKLKSQSLMRDLEKMDRVLKYWLPWHDQWKERGDEPAIIELGMAIEQYRLSLYAPQLAGQQKVSEKILTSMLEAQGIRPEALS is encoded by the coding sequence ATGAAAGATACAACGCTAGAAGTTAGCTATCCAGAGCTTCCAGTTAGCCGTCTGAGGGGAGAGATACTATCAGCCTTGGAAGGCCATCAGGTTGTGGTGGTTGTAGGGGATACTGGTTCAGGAAAAACGACCCAGCTTCCTAAAATGGCTTATGAGTTTTCCCGTAAACATAAGTTGAAGGGAAAGGTTGGATGTACCCAGCCACGCAGGTTGGCGGCGGCCAGTGTGTCAAACCGGGTTTCAGAGGAACTCAAGGTAGATCTGGGACGGGATGTTGGTTACCAAGTCAGGTTCCAAGACAAGACTTCACGCGATACACGGATCAAGTTCATGACCGACGGTATTCTTCTGGCAGAGACTCAGGGGGATATAGATCTAAAGCAGTACAGTGTTCTCATCATTGATGAGGCGCATGAGCGCAGCCTCAATATTGATTTCCTGCTAGGGTATCTGAAAAATCTTTTGGCCAGGAGAAAGGATCTGAAGATCTTGATTTCCTCGGCTACACTGGATGCTGGTGGCTTTTCTGAGTTTTTTGATGGAGCTCCTATTGTTCAGGTCGAGGGGCGCACCTTTCCTGTGGAGGTGGAGTACCTGCCACAGAGCCGCGATGAGGATATGGCGCGTCATGTGGCGCGGGCTGTCGATGTGATCAGTCGGACAGACCGTAGCGGTGATATCCTCGTGTTTTTACCGGGTGAGAGGGAGATTCGTGAGTGTGCGGACGTCTTGATTGGACGAAACTGGGCAGGCACGGAGATTTTGCCCTTGTTTGCGCGTCTAGGGCTGAATGATCAGCAAAAGGTTTTCAACCCCCAGGGGGGAGTCAGACGTGTGATTCTGGCGACTAATGTGGCGGAGACTTCTCTCACGATTCCGGGAATCATCTACGTGGTGGATACGGGAGTAGCCCGTGTGAGCCGCTGGAGTCCGGGGCGCCAGGTCCAGAGGTTGCAGATTGAGAAAACTTCTCAGGCCAGTGCCAACCAGAGAAAGGGGAGGTGTGGCCGTATTTGTGAGGGTATCTGCGTGCGCTTGTATGACGAGGAGGACTTTGAAGGGCGCCAGGAATTTTCAGATCCAGAGATCCGCCGTTCATCACTTGCGGGTGTGATTCTTAGGATGAAGGCTCTGGGACTTCCGTCTATCGAGGATTTTCCTTTCCTGGATCCACCGTCTAGTAAGCACATCAGCGAGGGATATAGAACCCTTAGGGAGATCGGCGCTCTTGATGAAGTGGATGAACTTACCAAGGTGGGTGAGCAGCTTTCGAGGTTGCCAGTAGAGCCTAGGCTCGGGCGTATGCTGTTGGAATCGGTGAAGAGGCACTGTTTCTCTGAGATGCTGGTAATCGTGAGTGGTCTGAGTGTCATGGATCCAAAAGAGCGGCCGGCGGACAAACAGAAGGAGGCTGATGAATCCCATAAGAAATGGGATGATGAGAGCTCAGATTTCCTTTCCATTCTCAACCTCTGGCGCGACCTCATGCAGTTTAAAAATGGTCGCAAGTGGCGAGGTAACCAGCTGCGTAAGTTCTGCAGACAGCGCTATGTGAATTTTAAGCGAGTTCAGGAGTGGGATAATCTTTACCATGAGCTGGCGGTGCTATGTCGGCAGACATTTAAGTGGCATGCTTCCCCCTTGGACGAGAGTACTCTTCAGTGGGCGGATGCCGATGCCATTCATAAGTCTCTGTTGGCCGGAATGCCTAAGCAGATCGGTATCTATGACCGTGAGTCCCGGGCTTACAAGGGAGTGGGTGGCAAGGAGTTTGCCATTTTCCCAGGCTCGGGAGTTTTTGGCCAAAAGAAGCCCACCTGGTTGTTAGCCTACGACATGGTGGATACGACTCGTCTCTGGGCTAGACGGGTGGCGAGGCTGGATCCTGCCTGGGTGGAGGAAGTGGCAGGGCATCTTTGTCGTAGCAGATATCATAGTGCTGCTTGGAATAAAAAGCAGGGAGCGGTCTATGCCAAGGAGACCGTCTTGTGTGGTGGGCTGAAGGTGGTGGACGGGCGCAATGTGCATTTTGGAAAAATTGATCCTCAAGCTGCGCGCGAAGTGTTTATTCGTGAGGGGCTTCTCGGTGGGGGGATGAAGCGTAAGCCTGATGTGCTGAAGCAAGTCGATCTCTACCGTGAAGAGGTGCGTGAGCTTGAGCAAAAACTGAGGCGAATCGATGGCATTTGGAGTGAAGAGAGTGTGATTACCTTTCTTGAGGAGAGACTCCCGAGTGATCTCTGTACGGCAAAGGCTTATCACCGGTGGGAAAGTAAACATGCAAGTAAGCTAGAGTGCTCGGTGCAGGATTTCGTCTACGAGGACTTGGAGGCCCTGGGGGCTAAGTACTTCCCTGATACCCTGACTTATGCAGGTGATGAGTATACTCTCTACTATCGTGTCGCCCCTGGTGAGGTGGATGACGGGGTAACGCTTGGTGTTCATGTGGATCAGTTAGGTCTGATGCCTGAGTGGTTACCCGAATGGGGAGTGCCTGGTCAGCTGGAGGAGCGTGCATTTCTCATGCTGAAGTCACTTCCCAAGTCCGAGCGGGTGGCGTGTAATCCTGCCGCTGAGGCTGCGCAGGAGTTTGCAGAGCTCTGGCAAGAACGTGAGCCGCAGAGATCCTTCTATGCAGAGTTTGCCGCCTTTCTTTCCAGGAGATCAGGGATGGCGATAGACGCGAGGATGTTCAAGAAATCTCGTTTACCCGAGGAGATGGTCATGAAGGTGTGGGTCTGTGACGATGAGGGGAACGAGCTTGCGATGGGGACTGAGGTGCTAAAGCTCAAGGATCAGCTTGCCGAGATGATGGTGGAGCGCTTTGAAGAAGAGACTGGGGCTGAGTGGGAAATGCATGGCTTGAAGAGCTGGGGCTGCGGTGACTTGCCGGAGTTCATTGAGACTGCCAGGGGCAGGGCTTATCCGGCCTTGGTGGATGAGGGAGATGGGGTTGGTGTGAAAGTATGCGCTGATGAGCGTGAAGCGGCCCGAAGTCATCTGGCTGGATGTGTGAGGCTCTTCCTCATGAGGCATGCGGATCAGGCAAAATATGTCAGCAAGAACATGCCGCTGAGCATGGAGGCTAAAATGTATATGCCTTTACTAGGAGGTAAAGGTGTCAATCAGGCAGATATTCTGAGAGCGATTGTGGAAGGGGTATTTGTGGTCAAGATACCTCGGAATCAGGCTAGTTTTGAAAAGGTAGCGGATCAAGGAAGGGGGGATCTCTACCACATGGCTGGAGAGCTCTGTGGAAAGCTGGACCAGATGATTGCGAACTATCGTAAGGTTGAGCATTTCTTGGAAGATAATCGCTCTGACCAACATCTCTCTGAGATTGTGGAAGACATGCAGGAAGAGGTTCGTTGGCTTTTGCGCGATGGATTCATGGCGCAGACGGGCTGGTTAGGTGTGCCAGCTTATGATCGATTCTTCGCTGGTATGCTTGACCGCATAGGCAAGCTGAAGTCTCAGTCATTAATGCGAGATCTGGAGAAAATGGATCGGGTGCTCAAGTACTGGTTGCCGTGGCATGATCAATGGAAAGAGAGAGGGGATGAGCCAGCGATCATCGAACTAGGGATGGCGATCGAGCAATACAGGCTCTCTCTCTACGCCCCACAGTTGGCCGGTCAGCAGAAGGTGAGTGAGAAGATACTTACTTCTATGTTAGAGGCCCAAGGAATCAGACCCGAGGCTCTCTCATGA
- a CDS encoding DUF1844 domain-containing protein, with protein MSDTPQADQRFTDFIFLQAQNAGLFLGQLPNPATGERSVNLKAAKTVLDSLEMLHEKTQGNLTEQENQLLDKALVNIRSLYATAENLG; from the coding sequence ATGTCCGATACTCCACAAGCTGACCAACGCTTCACCGACTTCATTTTCCTCCAAGCTCAGAATGCTGGCCTCTTCCTTGGCCAGCTACCTAACCCTGCTACGGGTGAGCGCTCCGTGAACCTCAAAGCCGCCAAGACGGTTCTTGATTCCTTGGAAATGCTTCACGAAAAGACCCAAGGAAATCTTACCGAGCAGGAAAACCAGTTACTAGACAAGGCGCTGGTCAACATCCGTTCACTCTACGCCACAGCCGAAAACCTTGGCTAA
- the lptB gene encoding LPS export ABC transporter ATP-binding protein, with the protein MPNTLSKEQSTKAGQDTPSRHKDIQFLLGAQGLRKVYSGRPVVDGVSMTVGQGEIVGLLGPNGAGKTTSFYMIAGLVPPNSGVVTFDGKDITSLPMHKRAKLGMGYLPQEESIFRKLTVQENLLAVLETRKDLNKKERIEKTEQLMERFRITKLRKSQALTLSGGEKRRLTIARCLCSNPKLLMLDEPFAGVDPKAVEAIHRIVRELRDQDGLSILITDHHVRETLKIVDHAYVMDDGKVILEGTAEEIANDPLAKKHYLGEDFTL; encoded by the coding sequence ATGCCGAACACACTCTCTAAAGAACAGTCAACTAAAGCGGGTCAAGACACCCCATCACGCCACAAGGACATCCAATTCCTTCTTGGTGCCCAAGGCCTCAGGAAGGTCTACAGCGGCCGTCCAGTGGTAGATGGCGTAAGCATGACCGTCGGCCAAGGCGAAATCGTTGGACTGCTGGGTCCAAACGGAGCCGGCAAGACAACCAGCTTCTACATGATCGCTGGACTGGTTCCCCCTAACTCTGGAGTCGTGACCTTCGACGGTAAGGACATCACCTCCCTGCCTATGCACAAGCGCGCCAAATTAGGCATGGGCTACCTGCCTCAGGAGGAATCCATTTTCCGCAAACTTACCGTGCAGGAAAACCTGCTCGCAGTGCTCGAAACTCGGAAAGATCTCAACAAGAAAGAGCGTATAGAAAAAACGGAGCAACTCATGGAGAGATTCCGTATTACCAAGCTGCGCAAGTCCCAGGCGCTAACACTTTCTGGCGGTGAGAAAAGACGTCTCACCATCGCCCGCTGCCTTTGCTCAAACCCCAAGCTTTTGATGCTGGATGAGCCCTTCGCTGGAGTCGATCCAAAAGCCGTCGAAGCCATCCACCGCATTGTACGTGAATTGCGTGACCAGGACGGCCTCTCCATCCTTATCACTGACCACCACGTACGTGAAACCCTTAAAATCGTGGACCACGCCTATGTCATGGATGATGGTAAAGTCATCCTAGAAGGTACTGCTGAAGAAATCGCAAATGATCCCCTTGCGAAAAAGCATTATCTGGGCGAGGATTTCACACTCTAA
- the hpf gene encoding ribosome hibernation-promoting factor, HPF/YfiA family, protein MQTANADPKVTIVVRNETITDSIRDFVTKKIGSLHLDYPRIIEARAVLDVQKNRHIAEIILFCANHITIDASTEGPDMYAAIDETISKIARRMRKHKTRLLKKKHPKPEQTIKHLDEKIFGMNILDTFPEESQEDPEPMIIHRESVKLKTLTKEDAIMELELSDRPFLVYTNERRGVLQIVYRRSDGDYAVIEP, encoded by the coding sequence ATGCAAACAGCAAATGCTGACCCAAAGGTAACTATCGTCGTTCGTAACGAAACCATCACAGATTCTATCCGTGACTTCGTGACGAAAAAAATCGGCAGTCTGCATCTAGACTACCCGCGAATAATTGAGGCTCGAGCCGTTCTTGATGTGCAGAAAAACAGGCACATCGCGGAAATCATCCTCTTCTGCGCGAACCACATCACGATCGATGCTTCTACAGAAGGACCGGACATGTACGCCGCCATCGATGAGACAATCTCTAAGATTGCTCGCCGCATGCGTAAGCACAAGACCCGCCTCCTCAAGAAAAAGCATCCAAAACCAGAGCAAACCATCAAGCATCTAGATGAGAAGATCTTCGGCATGAACATTCTGGATACCTTCCCTGAAGAATCTCAGGAAGATCCAGAGCCAATGATCATCCATCGCGAGAGTGTCAAACTCAAGACTCTCACCAAGGAAGATGCCATCATGGAGCTTGAGCTCTCTGACCGTCCGTTCCTCGTCTACACGAACGAGAGACGTGGCGTACTTCAGATCGTCTACAGACGTAGCGATGGTGACTATGCTGTGATCGAACCTTAA
- a CDS encoding DUF2934 domain-containing protein: MAKKAAKKTAKKTASKKVAKKAATKTAKKAAAKKTTAKKAAKKTSTSSKALAPSSEAIQEAAYYIYLERLSNGIPGNDKSDWIAAERSLGA, encoded by the coding sequence ATGGCCAAAAAAGCAGCAAAGAAAACCGCCAAAAAAACAGCTTCGAAAAAAGTAGCCAAGAAAGCTGCTACCAAGACAGCTAAAAAAGCAGCCGCTAAGAAGACAACCGCCAAGAAGGCTGCAAAGAAAACAAGCACTTCCAGCAAGGCTCTGGCACCAAGCAGTGAAGCTATTCAAGAAGCAGCGTACTACATCTACTTGGAACGCCTCAGCAATGGCATCCCAGGAAACGATAAGTCAGACTGGATCGCTGCCGAAAGAAGTCTCGGCGCATAA